The following nucleotide sequence is from Pungitius pungitius chromosome 6, fPunPun2.1, whole genome shotgun sequence.
TGTTTCGTCTCGTCTCCGTCAGACGGGTCCGGTCCGTCTCTTCGTCCCCTACAAGAGACGGAAGAAGGACAACGAGCCGCTGGTCGCCTCCCCGAAGAAGGAGCCCCCCGCCGCTAAAAACATCACGCTGACGCCGGGGACCACGTGTACGTCAGGTGACCTCGGCCCGACCTCTGATTGGTGGAGGGAAAAGATAGTTTGTGGTTCAGGAGCAGCAGGTTTAGGTCCGTTAAATCCAATTATTTCACAGCAGCTACAAATTTGTGTCTTTGTCCCTTTTAAGATACGTTCACATTTCATGGAAAGACCCTAAAATTGTGATGTCATCATATCGCTTATGGAAGGATTTGAATGAACGAGTGTCTCCGGGGGGGGTTGTCTGACGCGTCTGTCCTCCCCCAACAGTCACGGTGTCCCCGTCGGGACAGTTCACCACCTCGGGCACCTTGACCTTCGAGCGTACGCCGCCGGGGGACGCCGCCATCATCTCGGAGGGGTCGCCACAGAGCGAGGTGTTCGCCAGCACAGCAGGTAGCGGCTCCGCCTGTGATGTCACCGATGGGCCTGTGATGTCAGCGATGGGCCTGTGATGTCACCGATGGGCCAGCGATAGGCCTCATCACTTTTAGTGTGACAGGTTATAAATATCATCAGGaatgtgaatgaaatgaatgaattaaaaagatCTCATAATGAAGACAAATCATCTGGTTAGCAGCTGTCCAATGCATCACatgtgcaaaggattgtgggtgtAGGAAAGCGTCTGTCCCTCCATCTCGTCTTTCATGTagtttctcttctcctctcagtgCTGACGGCGCTGCCGGCGCTGGCCGTGACCCCTCAGCCGCTTCAGGCCAAGATGGCGGTGACGGTGGCGGCGTCTCCGTCGGCCGCGCTGGTGAGCAGTCTGGAGGCGGAgcctctggggggggcggggccggtGCTCATCGAGGGCCAGAGGAACGCCTGGCTGCACCTGGAGGAGATGGCCAACACGCTGATGAGCAACGTCCAGCAGCTGAAGGTTCTAATCGAACAGGCCAAAAACTCtgccggggtcaaaggtcagggaggCAGAAAGGAGGtgagaatacacacacacacatcaggccTTCCTCATTTCTCCATTCTgtgcctccttttctctccgaTCCTTCTGCTTGTGACCCACAAATCAATCTCAGTGCCCAGTTtgaaagacgtgtgtgtgtgtgtgtgtgtgtgtgtgtgtgtgtgtgtgtgtgtgtgtgtgtgtgtgtgtgtgtgtgtgtgtgtgtgtgtgtgtgtgtgtgtgtgtgtgtgtgtgtgtggtgtcagtTGTTTCAGAACCAGATCACGTTCCAGCAGCCGGACGAATCGGAGGTCAAGAGGAGCTCTGACATCACAGAGATCATCATCAACgtatgactcacacacacacctacacacacacacacacaccgacacaatGTCATCTAGAGGTTGAGACCATAAAGTCACGTTTAcagtgtttactgagggaatgaatcaaTGTAGAAGTGGAGTCATGTTCTCGTCCGTCCGTCTGCCACCTTTAGTCATCGTTGTGTTCACCTGCTGCAGATGTGCGTGAACTGCGGCCGCGTGGCGATGAGCGAGTGCACGGGGTGTCACAAGGTCAACTACTGCTCCCCCTTCTGCCAGAGGAAGGTGAGACCCACGGAGATGAAACATGAATGAAACGTACGACTTGGTGCAGACGTTCACAGCTGGTTTTTGGGGGGGCTTTTCCCCACTGCAGGACTGGAAGGAGCATCAGCACACCTGCTGTCAATCAGCCGGGGGCGTGTCcgtccaggaggaggagccaatcacagccatggacatggacaaagtgaaatgaaagaCAGGAAGTCCTTGTAGGGTCTGAAGAGGAGCGGGTCTGTTCTAAAGACGTACGACCTCCTCACaggagcttttattgtgaaggtttGTCCTCCGCAGGGGACAGGAGACGGAGGACCCAGCTTTAGTTTCATAAAGACTGCTGACACCAAACTTTATTTCGGATTATCAATGAATCTGTTGACActctatttaaaaaagattttgtttttttatatttatgttttttactGCCATTTTTActcatttgaatcatttgaaaataaaggGCAACAGTATTATATTACAAATACTGTGATGTATACTTCCCCCCTGGCTGATACTTAGGACGAGTCCTCTGTTGAGATGGTATTTAATGGTCAGATTGGACTTGGAACACAGTGTTTTACCTGAAACCAGAACGGTCGAATGGCGTCCTGTGATTGGACGGATTACAGGAGGGAAACCTAGATTTATTCTATTTAATCTAGACTCACCTTTGTAGTTATTATAGAACActtatatgatttttttttttatcattagttttttaaattatttttttactctaAATTGTGCCACCCAAGCTATATGTAAAATATCTGGCTGTCCATGAATctaatttaataaatacaatcaTTTGAAATTATTAATGAGGCTCTTTTTTTAAGAATATAACTTAATTTCTCTTGcgtttttcagtctttttttcagACTTTATTAAATAACCTCATCATTAATGAAAAGCAGATTTCaggtgttattattatttttattaaaccCCTCCTCCAGACACATTTCCgtatgacattttgtttttcatacgATATGCTTTCATATTGAGTTTAGCGTCTTATGAACCTTGTGTCACGATGACATTTGTCTTTGGATCATGAAACGTTGACGACCTTCAGACGACCTTCAGACGACCTTCAGGCGTTGTTCACCAGAGGACGAGCTCCTGCAGGGACGACCTTTATTAATGAAAAGCTGCCAGCATGGAATACTCTTAATTCAAGTATAATTACCTGGATTTGTGTACTGGAGCGGGAtgaatgtgggggggggcggggaatcGCTGCGTGAAGGCGGGTCCTCCTCACCCAAACATCTGcccccctctttgtctccgaccacaaacacacacagatgttcacGCATCAACTggcttctctttttgtttgtgaaaactTTTATTGCGAAACGACAACTTCCAACATATaaaatccgccccccccccccccccccaccctctgagTCCCTCTGAGTCCTTCACGGGGAACCCGGCGCTCAAACAAACCGTGGTCACAAGTAGAAAAGAAATCAACACCTCACAGAGGACGGAGACGATGGCACAGAAGGAGACGGCCCTCAGGCCCTGGAGCAGCAGCGCTGAAGGAAGTTCTTGAAGAACTTCCGGAACTCCGTGTTGAAGACGGTGTAGATGACGGGGTTGAGAGCGCTGTTGACGTAGCCGAGCCACGTCGTCACGCTCATGAGGGCCGGCGGGACGCGGCAGTCCCGGCAGCGAGCTCGCATGGTGTGGAGCACAAAGAAGGGGGTCCAGCAGAACAGGAAGGCTCCTGCAGGAGGACCACGAGCAGTTTGTCtcagaagaaagaaacacaaagaactCACCAAACCTCCTCATGTATCCATCAAGCTGCCCATGTCCTTCTGGCTCACCAGCATAGACTCACACCTAATAGCAGGAGGTCAGATTAGCTAATGAGGCACAGCTTGACCTTATGACCTCCAAACCTACCCGTCACCATGACGACCGTTGTTTCAGGAAAACTAGTTTACTTTCCTCTGAATGAAAAATCCAGAGAGCAGCGTGACACCAAAGATCTTCATGAAGATCTGATTCATGCAAAAATACTTTACTGGTCGGAACCTTTTCTTTCCATCGTTTAATCCTTCCATCGGGTCACTGCCCTCTCAGATCCGAGCAGGAGGTTCGTGAGAACCTGCTGCACACTGAACAGGCCCTGTGGTCAAGCTCTGGCTGCTAAGTGGATCTCAGATTAGCGAGCTGCAGGATTAACTGCAGCTCGCCACAGCAAAGCACTCAGAACCATCACCGGCCGCTATTAATAGGACGGCCTTTTGTGTTGGAGCCTCTGACCACAAATCAGAGGTGGAGATGAGGCGTTCAGGTACCTTCAGCTGCATGGTGAATTCATCATCTCACCAATCATCAGGATCTAGGGTCTAGGATTTAGGGTTTTGGGTTTAGAGTATAGGGTTTAGAGTATAGGGTCTAGGGTTTAGGAAATAGGGTCTAAGATATAGGGTCTAAGATATAGGGTATAGGCGACACGTCTGCTAAACAGGAAGTGCACTCACCCACGACGACGGGAAGCACCTTCATGGCCTTCCTCTCCCGACTGTTGATCTTGGCCGTCTTCCTCCTGCGAGGGTCCGGGTTGAACTTGATCTCGGCGAAGCTGACGGTCGGCACGAGGCCGTCCCGGCGCGCCGCCGAGGGGAGGGGCTTGTCGGCGGAGGGCCCGTCGGGGTCGTCCGTCGGTTCCCGCTCTATGAcaggcggcagcggcggcggcagcgaggCCAGCGGCGGCAGCGAGGCGGCGGCCTCCTGCAGCTTGCGGCAGGCCTGGATGCTGCTCTTCAGCTTGGCCTTGCGCGACTCCTCCCAGCGCCGCAGGCCGCGGAACATGCCGCAGTACAGCAGCAGCATGATGGGGCACGGGATGAAGAAGGAGCACACGGACGAGTACAGGACGTAGTCGTCGTTCTCCAGCTTGCACTCGGTGGCGTCGCGGCCCGGCACGTTGTTGATGCCGAACAGGATGGGCGAGGCCACCGCCAGGGCCACGACCCAGGTGCCCGTCAGCAGCACCGTCTGCCGCAGGTCCACGTGCTTCCTGTTGTAGTTGAGCGGGATCAAGACGGCGATGAACCTGCAACCGATGGGGGAGATGTTGAGGTCGGCTTCCCCTGAAAGCGACAAACTGTGGAAATgaccaaataataaaaagacacCCTGCCCCCTAGAGGCGGCAGCGTGCATTACCACAGCTACCAACACCAACAGAAAGCAGCCCCGCCCCCGGGTGTGATTGGGTTAACCGTTACCGCCCCGTAGCGCCCATTGGTCGATCACTAATCAAGGCGAATCAAACGACTCAAACCAGGAAGAACTTTTGAGATTTTCGTCTCTCCTCTCAAAACcaattttattttccctttttcatattttttttccttttttcttactTTCCTTGAGTTAAACAAACCACATTTGTGTCAATTAGTGAAAATTAAATGCGGGTGATGTTGCT
It contains:
- the drd4a gene encoding dopamine receptor D4a, with the translated sequence MRARWPRYRGSGRARSAHAAEMSANLSAPAAAGGERHNVPALLFGVLLIVVIICGNLLVCLSVFTEKALKTTTNYFIVSLAVADLMLAVLVLPLFVYSEFQGGVWTLSTTVCDGLMTMDVMLCTASIFNLCAISVDRFIAVLIPLNYNRKHVDLRQTVLLTGTWVVALAVASPILFGINNVPGRDATECKLENDDYVLYSSVCSFFIPCPIMLLLYCGMFRGLRRWEESRKAKLKSSIQACRKLQEAAASLPPLASLPPPLPPVIEREPTDDPDGPSADKPLPSAARRDGLVPTVSFAEIKFNPDPRRRKTAKINSRERKAMKVLPVVVGAFLFCWTPFFVLHTMRARCRDCRVPPALMSVTTWLGYVNSALNPVIYTVFNTEFRKFFKNFLQRCCSRA